Within Microbacterium proteolyticum, the genomic segment GGGCATCTCGAGCTTCAAGATGTTCATGGCGTACCCGGGCGTGTTCTACGCCGACGACGCGCAGATCCTCCGCGCGATGCAGGTGGCCGCGGACACGGGGCTGCTGACGATGATGCACGCCGAGAACGGGCCCGTCATCGACGTTCTCGCCGAGCAGCTCGTCGCGAAGGGCAAGACCGACCCCTACTTCCACGGCGTCGCCCGCGCGTGGCAGATGGAGGAGGAGGCGACGCACCGCGCGATCATGCTGTCGAACCTCACCGGAGCCCCGCTCTACGTCGTGCACGTGAGCGCGAAGCAGGCCGTGGAGCAGCTCGCCTGGGCCCGTGACAACGGACAGAACGTGTTCGGCGAGACGTGCCCGCAGTACCTCTACCTTTCGCTCGAGGACCAGCTGGGGGCGTCGAGCGAGGAGTGGGGCGCGTTCGAGGGCGCGAAGTGGGTGTGCTCGACGCCGCTGCGCTCGAAGCACGAGGGCCACCAGCACCACATGTGGCAAGCGCTGCGCACGAACGACATCCAGATGGTCTCCACCGACCACTGCCCGTTCTGCATGAAGGACCAGAAGACGCTCGGTCTCGGCGACTTCCGCGCGATCCCCAATGGCATCGGCTCGGTCGAGCACCGCATGGACCTGATGTACCAGGGTGTCGTCACCGGGCAGATCACGCTCGAGCGCTGGGTGGAACTCACCAGCACGACCCCCGCGCGCATGTTCGGCATGTACGGCAAGAAGGGCGTCATCGCCCCCGGCGCCGACGCCGACATCGTCGTG encodes:
- the hydA gene encoding dihydropyrimidinase is translated as MTTTLLTGGTVVSATGRSAADVLIDGETIVAVLAPGSTLLGHDLAASVDTVIDATGKYVIPGGIDAHTHMQLPFGGTSASDTFETGTRAAAWGGTTTIVDFAVQRTGERIQDGLAHWHELAAGNCAIDYGFHQIVGGVDADSLAALPGLIDEGISSFKMFMAYPGVFYADDAQILRAMQVAADTGLLTMMHAENGPVIDVLAEQLVAKGKTDPYFHGVARAWQMEEEATHRAIMLSNLTGAPLYVVHVSAKQAVEQLAWARDNGQNVFGETCPQYLYLSLEDQLGASSEEWGAFEGAKWVCSTPLRSKHEGHQHHMWQALRTNDIQMVSTDHCPFCMKDQKTLGLGDFRAIPNGIGSVEHRMDLMYQGVVTGQITLERWVELTSTTPARMFGMYGKKGVIAPGADADIVVYDPAGHTSIGVGKTHHMNMDHSAWEGYEIDGHVDTVLSRGKVVVDDGAYLGAKGDGRFVKRGLSQYLV